Within the Verrucomicrobiota bacterium genome, the region CATAAGGCCGTACGGCATTCCGAAGCACCGGCATTTATCCGAAATCGAGCAGGAACTTTCGCTGGCCGCGCGGACGCCGGTCACGATTCAATTCACGCCGCACCTCATCCCGGTCAATCGCGGCATCTTGACCACGCTTTATCTCGCGCCGGAAAATCATTTCAGTGACGCGCAAGGGATGGGCGAATTAAACGAAAAGATTTCCGCCTGCTACCAGTCGGCTTACGGAAACGAACCTTTCGTCCGGTTGCTCGACGGCAAAACGCTGCCCGACACCAAGAACGTGATTGGCACGAACGTCATTGAAATCGCCTGGCGGCTCGACCCGCGCACCGGCCGGCTCATCGTCCTGAGCGCCGAGGACAATCTCGTCAAAGGTGCGAGCGGCCAGGCGGTTCAAAGCATGAACATTCTGTGCGGTTTTCCCGAAACGGCGGGATTAGGATGAGCAAGAACGCTTGTTCCATAATTGCGCCAACCTTCGTGCTTCTGGCGTGTTACCTGGCCGGATGCACCACTCCGTCACCCAAGAAAGTGGCGTATCCCGAACCCTCCGCGTTGCGATCACAACCTGCGCTGCCGGATCCGCTCGTGATGCTTGATGGCCGCCGCGTTGCCTCGCGAGCACAATGGTTTAACGAGCGTCGTCCGGAGCTGCGGGCGCTGTTCCAGCATTACATGTATGACCAGCTCCCACCGAAGCCCGACCAGATGAAGACCAAGCTACTGGCCGAGCATCACGACTTTCTCGGCGGCAAGGCCACGCTCAAGCTCGTGACGTTGGAAACTGGATCTGGCGGAGCGCCAAGAATCGATCTGATGCTGGTGCTGCCAAATGATCGTCGCGGCCCGGTGCCGGTGTTTCTGGCGATGAACTTCTGCGGCAACCATGCGCTCACCGATGATCCGCGCGTGCCGCTCGCACGCGGCTGGCTTTACAACTCTTGCAAAGGCTGCACCAACAACGCCGCCACCGAAGCCGCGCGCGGGGGTCAAATCGTTGACTGGCCGTTGAGTCGGATCATCGAACGCGGCTATGCTCTGGCCGCGTTTTGCAGCAGCGACGTGGATTCTGACCGCAAAGAAATCAGCGATGGCATCTACGCCTGGCTTGCGCGCAACAATCCGTCGGAGAACAACCCGACGAACCGCGGGTCCATCGCTGCTTGGGCGTGGGGTTTCCATCGCTGCGTGGATTATCTCCTGACCGACCGCGACGTTGACGCGCGTCACATTGCCAGTGTGGGTCATTCGCGCAACGGCAAGACGGCATTGCTTGCCGCCGCGTTCGATGAACGCATCGCACTGGCCATTCCGCATCAGGCCGGTTGCGGCGGCACGGCACCGAGTCGCGGCAAGATTGGCGAATCGGTGCAACGCATCAACACCGCGTTCCCGCACTGGTTCAACGCCCAGTTCAAACAATTCAATGACTCGCCAGAGCGATTGCCCTTTGATCAAAACTGCCTCGCGGCCCTTTGTGCGCCGCGGCCGGTGTTGTTCTCGAACGCGCAGGAAGACCAATGGGCCAACCCCGCCGGCCAGTTCGAAGTGCTGCAAGCCGCCGATCCGGTTTATCTCCTCCTCGGCGTGAAAGGATTGGCCGCGAAAGAAATGCCGCCATCGCGACAACTCGTGGACAGCCGCCTTGGGTACTACATTCGCGAGGGCAAACACTCGATGACCGCGGACGATTGGGAAGTGTTCATGAACTTCGCCGACCGCCAATGGGGCAAACCAACGAAATGAATCTGCATTGTCTCGCTGAGAGCGTGTACGGAAAAGCGGTTTGGTGTCCCGGCTTTAGCCGGCAAGCACGACCAACGCACGCTAAAG harbors:
- a CDS encoding acetylxylan esterase; the protein is MSKNACSIIAPTFVLLACYLAGCTTPSPKKVAYPEPSALRSQPALPDPLVMLDGRRVASRAQWFNERRPELRALFQHYMYDQLPPKPDQMKTKLLAEHHDFLGGKATLKLVTLETGSGGAPRIDLMLVLPNDRRGPVPVFLAMNFCGNHALTDDPRVPLARGWLYNSCKGCTNNAATEAARGGQIVDWPLSRIIERGYALAAFCSSDVDSDRKEISDGIYAWLARNNPSENNPTNRGSIAAWAWGFHRCVDYLLTDRDVDARHIASVGHSRNGKTALLAAAFDERIALAIPHQAGCGGTAPSRGKIGESVQRINTAFPHWFNAQFKQFNDSPERLPFDQNCLAALCAPRPVLFSNAQEDQWANPAGQFEVLQAADPVYLLLGVKGLAAKEMPPSRQLVDSRLGYYIREGKHSMTADDWEVFMNFADRQWGKPTK